One Chromatiaceae bacterium DNA segment encodes these proteins:
- a CDS encoding Rha family transcriptional regulator yields MEECRRLNFEPATYLDAQKKTRPMYRLSHDGFALLAMGFTGKEALAWKIRFLAAFRALEAELRAVRERDAAWYRNHAATLRAGWYARYPLWLDLRTAAILGETRAQMARDLGRHPSTISRNLRRLRQVGLLTTPETPRRRAAGSSPRIAP; encoded by the coding sequence ATGGAGGAGTGTCGCCGGCTCAATTTTGAGCCCGCGACCTACCTCGATGCGCAGAAAAAGACCCGCCCAATGTACCGCCTCAGCCATGACGGTTTCGCCCTCTTGGCGATGGGCTTCACCGGCAAGGAGGCCCTGGCCTGGAAGATCCGCTTTCTCGCCGCCTTCCGCGCGCTGGAGGCCGAGCTGCGCGCCGTGCGCGAGCGGGACGCCGCCTGGTACCGGAACCACGCGGCGACCCTGCGCGCCGGCTGGTACGCCCGTTACCCCCTGTGGCTCGACCTGCGGACGGCCGCCATCCTGGGCGAGACCCGCGCCCAGATGGCCCGCGACCTGGGCCGCCACCCCTCGACCATCAGCCGCAACCTGCGCCGCCTGCGCCAGGTGGGCCTGCTCACCACCCCCGAGACCCCCCGCCGGCGGGCCGCCGGCAGCTCCCCGAGGATCGCGCCATGA
- a CDS encoding AAA family ATPase, producing MRDDDETRAVETARGAHLARLLRRHGLTRRALAQGLGLAASTVTHWLNQGRRPAAARDETVRDWLLAQGVAPGVAAWETDATDAADEANRERPAAAWRPTWPQDQDPLAGPEATAGPASPARGAYHHITSEDPDMLLRRQPLHQAARRHFGLSCDPFARDLASHADVFESPDIRYVRESLWTTARHGGLLAVVGESGSGKTTLLDDIEDRIRREGAPLVLVRPDVTGMEATDTQGRVLRVGHIQEAIIHALAPDARLRQSPQARAQQLRAALIAARESGKAVCLAFDEAHAMPIATLKHLKRLLEIKHGFSRLLAILLLGQPELGLRLSERNPEVREVVQRCEVVTLDPLDDQLEAYLGHKLQAAGRALADLITPDGLDALRARLGITAAATGGGLGSRAYPLAAGNLFAAALGLAQAAGAPRITAAAVRAVRT from the coding sequence ATGCGAGACGATGACGAGACCCGCGCGGTCGAAACGGCGCGCGGCGCCCACCTGGCGCGGCTGTTGCGCCGCCACGGCCTGACCCGCCGCGCCCTGGCCCAGGGCCTGGGGCTGGCGGCCAGCACCGTGACCCATTGGCTCAACCAGGGGCGCCGCCCAGCGGCGGCCCGCGACGAGACGGTGCGGGACTGGTTGCTCGCCCAGGGGGTGGCGCCGGGGGTGGCGGCGTGGGAGACGGACGCGACGGACGCGGCGGACGAGGCGAACAGGGAGAGGCCGGCCGCCGCCTGGCGGCCCACGTGGCCCCAGGACCAGGACCCGCTGGCGGGTCCGGAGGCCACGGCGGGGCCGGCTAGCCCCGCGCGTGGCGCGTACCATCACATCACTTCAGAGGACCCTGACATGCTACTGCGCCGCCAACCCCTGCATCAAGCCGCCCGCCGCCACTTTGGCCTGAGCTGCGACCCCTTCGCGCGCGATCTGGCGTCCCACGCCGACGTCTTCGAGAGCCCCGACATCCGCTACGTGCGCGAATCCCTGTGGACCACCGCCCGCCATGGCGGGCTGCTGGCGGTGGTCGGCGAGTCCGGCTCCGGCAAGACCACCCTGCTCGACGACATCGAGGACCGCATCCGCCGCGAGGGCGCGCCCCTGGTACTGGTGCGCCCCGACGTGACCGGCATGGAGGCCACCGACACCCAGGGCCGGGTGCTGCGGGTCGGCCACATCCAGGAGGCCATCATCCACGCCCTGGCCCCCGACGCCCGCCTGCGCCAGAGCCCCCAGGCCCGCGCCCAGCAACTGCGCGCCGCCCTCATCGCCGCCCGCGAGAGCGGCAAGGCGGTCTGCCTGGCCTTCGACGAGGCCCACGCCATGCCCATCGCCACCCTCAAGCACCTCAAGCGCCTGCTGGAGATCAAGCACGGCTTCAGCCGGCTGCTGGCCATCCTGCTCCTCGGCCAGCCCGAGCTGGGGCTGCGCCTGAGTGAGCGCAACCCGGAGGTGCGCGAGGTGGTGCAGCGCTGCGAAGTCGTCACCCTCGACCCCCTGGACGACCAGTTGGAGGCCTATCTGGGCCACAAGCTCCAGGCCGCCGGGCGCGCCCTGGCGGACCTCATCACCCCCGACGGCCTGGACGCCCTGCGCGCCCGCCTCGGCATCACCGCCGCGGCCACCGGGGGCGGCCTGGGTAGCCGCGCCTACCCGCTAGCCGCCGGCAATCTGTTCGCCGCCGCCCTCGGCCTGGCCCAGGCCGCCGGCGCTCCCCGCATCACCGCCGCGGCGGTGCGGGCGGTGCGGACATGA
- a CDS encoding Rha family transcriptional regulator codes for MTADLFPETLLVSCEHDRVFTTSLKIAEHFRKQHQHVLRTIRAIIDASPEDVWRSNFGPRDYLDERGKTQPFYELTHDGFAIAVMGFTGPAALAWKWQFLAAFRELERQLRAVRERDATALQLRGLLYRRDLTVAAWARGRGYEPGTAQRVILRWARHPGGDPHPGPHSPRPLPRPWHPDPPRHRLDRGRTNRCPAAAPNPPFTPAGGWPAPSEDSPMTADLFPETLLVSCEDDRVFTTSLQVAEHFHKRHTHVLRAVESLLKDLLSEPQIGSSEEFAGLILSPARSSLSPKLGRVRGLASPILGRLAP; via the coding sequence ATGACCGCCGACCTCTTCCCCGAGACCCTCCTGGTCAGTTGCGAGCATGACCGGGTGTTCACCACCAGCCTGAAGATTGCGGAGCACTTCAGGAAGCAACATCAGCACGTCCTACGGACCATCCGCGCCATCATCGACGCCTCTCCTGAGGACGTTTGGCGGTCCAATTTTGGACCGCGAGATTACCTCGACGAGCGCGGCAAGACCCAGCCGTTCTACGAGTTGACCCATGACGGCTTTGCCATCGCGGTCATGGGTTTCACCGGCCCCGCGGCGCTGGCCTGGAAGTGGCAGTTCCTCGCCGCCTTCCGCGAGCTGGAGCGCCAGTTGCGCGCCGTGCGCGAGCGGGACGCGACCGCTCTCCAACTACGTGGATTGCTCTATCGGCGTGATCTCACCGTCGCCGCCTGGGCACGAGGACGTGGATACGAACCGGGAACGGCTCAGCGGGTGATCCTGCGGTGGGCCCGCCACCCAGGGGGAGACCCGCACCCAGGCCCGCATTCGCCGCGACCTCTCCCTCGACCTTGGCATCCAGATCCCCCCCGGCATCGACTGGACCGCGGCCGCACCAACCGTTGCCCGGCGGCCGCGCCCAACCCCCCCTTCACCCCCGCCGGCGGGTGGCCGGCCCCCTCAGAGGATAGCCCCATGACCGCCGACCTCTTCCCCGAGACCCTCCTGGTCAGTTGCGAGGATGACCGGGTATTCACCACCAGCCTGCAGGTGGCGGAGCACTTCCATAAGCGCCATACCCACGTGCTGCGTGCCGTGGAAAGCCTGCTTAAGGACCTGCTTAGCGAGCCCCAAATTGGGTCGAGCGAGGAGTTCGCTGGGCTCATTTTGAGCCCAGCAAGGAGTTCACTGAGCCCAAAATTGGGCCGAGTGAGGGGTCTAGCCAGCCCAATTTTGGGCCGGCTGGCGCCCTGA
- a CDS encoding regulatory protein GemA: MSAPTPPSPAPDLAALQARLAAGLDADPARAALTERLAREQARRSRQLAQIHLAAKALDLDEHSYRAGIVALSGGRVSSAAGLDRREREALLADYQRGGWRPTLPKGVRATRPARPKVDLTSKVRALLADARRPDAYADAIADRSFGLPRWEWLDWEQLRKLAQMLIIDQRRRGRRTAP; this comes from the coding sequence ATGAGCGCCCCGACCCCGCCCAGCCCGGCCCCCGACCTGGCCGCCCTCCAGGCACGCCTGGCCGCCGGTCTGGACGCGGACCCGGCCCGCGCCGCCCTGACGGAGCGCCTGGCCCGGGAACAGGCGCGGCGCAGCCGCCAGCTCGCCCAGATCCACCTGGCGGCCAAGGCCCTGGACCTGGACGAGCACAGCTACCGCGCCGGCATCGTGGCCCTCAGCGGTGGGCGCGTCAGCAGCGCCGCCGGTCTCGACCGCCGCGAGCGCGAGGCCCTGCTCGCCGACTACCAGCGCGGCGGCTGGCGGCCCACCCTGCCCAAGGGGGTGCGCGCCACCCGGCCGGCCCGCCCCAAGGTCGACCTGACCAGCAAGGTCCGCGCCCTGCTCGCCGATGCCCGCCGCCCCGACGCCTACGCCGACGCCATCGCCGACCGGAGTTTCGGCCTGCCGCGCTGGGAATGGCTGGACTGGGAACAACTGCGCAAGCTGGCGCAGATGCTCATCATCGACCAGCGGCGCCGCGGCCGCCGGACAGCGCCATGA
- a CDS encoding DUF3164 family protein, with translation MNDYRIDAQGRLVPIPNIPEVERLRDELVHDLVEDMRLLSGELAILKAELLDRLAEHIALVASEYDIAITGKHGNVVLVSYDGRRKIERVSADRVVVGEQIHAAEGLVRAYLAEATRDATPALVAIVDRAFRRHPKTGQLNVARLLDFIAVRIDDPRWRSAQSAIRDSLQAQGSVTYFRAYERDDASQPWRQVVMDFSAIAPAAPAAVAP, from the coding sequence ATGAACGATTACCGGATCGACGCCCAGGGCCGCCTGGTGCCCATCCCCAACATCCCCGAAGTCGAGCGGCTGCGCGACGAGCTGGTCCACGACCTGGTGGAGGACATGCGCCTCCTCAGCGGCGAGCTAGCGATTCTCAAGGCCGAGCTGCTCGACCGCCTGGCGGAGCACATCGCCCTGGTCGCCAGCGAGTACGACATCGCCATCACCGGCAAGCACGGCAACGTCGTCCTCGTCAGCTACGACGGCCGGCGCAAGATCGAGCGCGTCAGCGCCGACCGCGTGGTGGTCGGCGAGCAGATCCACGCCGCCGAGGGCCTGGTGCGCGCCTACCTGGCCGAGGCCACCCGCGACGCCACCCCGGCCCTGGTGGCCATCGTCGATCGCGCCTTCCGCCGCCACCCCAAGACCGGCCAGCTCAACGTCGCCCGCCTGCTCGACTTCATCGCGGTGCGCATCGATGACCCGCGCTGGCGTTCGGCCCAGAGCGCTATCCGCGACAGCCTCCAGGCCCAGGGCAGCGTCACCTACTTTCGCGCCTACGAACGCGACGACGCCAGCCAGCCCTGGCGCCAGGTGGTGATGGACTTCTCCGCCATCGCCCCGGCGGCGCCCGCGGCGGTGGCGCCATGA
- a CDS encoding DDE-type integrase/transposase/recombinase produces the protein MPSPAQHAALAQLATALAAAPHGGRGALIAQAAAALGVCPATVQAWLRGHRGPRRQHADSLARLVAQREEQATRDRPADAAGAPAATPADADALAARAALTAAEADLISTCLREAGRANGKQLMSLKQAVATLRTQGLIRAERLDPATGEVQPLSLSAISRYLTRYGLHPEQLRAPTPHQALRTAHPNARWEVDASVCVVYYLPTGALIQDIDPTRHYKNRPEHLAAIATERVIRYVLTDHTTNATLWRYYPHAESGATTVAFLAWAVAPKTNPAIPVQGAPFRLVVDPGATAAGTVQRWCDLLGIELAPTRPKNPRAKGSVEQAQNRIETVFESGLRHQSHRIKDFNDLNALAETYQAHYGAHQVVGRHGLTRYAAWARITPEQLRLTEGEAVLRALATQAPATPKVGGDLTVAYRGQRWRVQDLPGVAIGAKLAVLWCPLLGAAGTGHAVAVLTDPETGLTRYQPLPMVERDDWGFDSEAPLDGEAYARLPDTQIDRNRKRLALLASGTESLKEDERARRRKDFQPLAHLDEGRGVDPYRAAETAPPITWLPQRGTEHRVTAPVLATELLDPLDAALRLAPRVQALGGSWGPDQYQWLAQRYAAGVPVDALEALARECAPGAPADEPAPELAQAAGLRLVR, from the coding sequence ATGCCCAGCCCCGCCCAACACGCCGCCCTCGCCCAGTTGGCCACCGCCCTGGCCGCCGCCCCCCATGGCGGGCGCGGCGCCCTGATCGCCCAGGCCGCCGCGGCGCTGGGGGTCTGCCCGGCGACGGTGCAGGCCTGGCTGCGGGGCCATCGCGGGCCGCGCCGCCAGCACGCCGACAGCCTGGCGCGCCTGGTGGCGCAACGAGAGGAGCAGGCCACGCGGGACCGCCCGGCGGACGCGGCCGGGGCGCCGGCCGCCACCCCGGCAGACGCGGACGCCCTCGCCGCCCGGGCGGCCCTCACCGCGGCCGAGGCCGATCTGATCAGCACCTGCCTGCGCGAGGCGGGGCGGGCCAACGGCAAGCAGCTCATGTCCCTCAAGCAGGCGGTGGCGACGCTGCGCACCCAGGGCCTGATCCGGGCCGAGCGGCTGGACCCGGCCACCGGCGAGGTCCAGCCCCTGTCCCTGTCGGCCATCAGCCGCTACCTGACCCGCTACGGCCTGCATCCGGAGCAACTGCGGGCGCCCACCCCCCACCAGGCCCTGCGCACCGCGCACCCCAACGCGCGCTGGGAGGTGGATGCCTCGGTGTGCGTGGTCTACTACCTGCCCACCGGGGCCCTGATCCAGGACATCGACCCGACCCGCCATTACAAGAACCGCCCCGAGCACCTGGCGGCCATCGCCACCGAGCGGGTCATCCGCTACGTCCTGACCGACCACACCACCAACGCCACCCTGTGGCGCTACTACCCCCACGCCGAGAGCGGGGCGACCACCGTCGCCTTCCTGGCCTGGGCCGTGGCGCCCAAGACCAACCCCGCCATCCCGGTCCAGGGCGCGCCCTTCCGCCTGGTGGTGGACCCCGGCGCCACCGCCGCCGGCACCGTCCAGCGCTGGTGCGACCTGCTCGGCATCGAACTGGCGCCCACCCGGCCCAAGAATCCCCGGGCCAAGGGCAGCGTGGAGCAGGCCCAGAACCGCATCGAGACGGTGTTCGAGTCCGGGCTGCGCCATCAGAGCCACCGGATCAAGGATTTCAACGACCTCAACGCCCTGGCGGAGACCTATCAGGCCCACTACGGGGCCCACCAGGTGGTGGGCCGTCACGGCCTGACCCGCTATGCCGCCTGGGCCAGGATCACCCCCGAGCAACTGCGCCTCACCGAGGGCGAGGCCGTGCTGCGGGCCCTGGCCACCCAGGCCCCGGCGACCCCCAAGGTGGGCGGGGACCTGACCGTCGCCTATCGCGGCCAGCGCTGGCGCGTCCAGGACCTGCCGGGGGTGGCCATCGGCGCCAAGCTCGCGGTGCTGTGGTGCCCGCTGCTGGGCGCGGCGGGCACCGGCCACGCCGTGGCGGTGCTGACCGATCCGGAGACCGGCCTGACCCGCTATCAGCCACTGCCCATGGTCGAGCGCGACGACTGGGGCTTCGATAGCGAGGCGCCGCTGGATGGCGAGGCCTATGCCCGCCTGCCGGACACCCAGATCGACCGCAACCGCAAGCGCCTGGCCCTGCTCGCCAGCGGTACGGAGAGCCTGAAGGAGGACGAGCGGGCACGCCGCCGCAAGGACTTTCAGCCGCTGGCCCACCTGGATGAGGGGCGCGGGGTGGACCCCTACCGCGCCGCGGAGACCGCCCCGCCCATCACCTGGCTGCCCCAACGCGGCACCGAGCACCGGGTCACCGCCCCGGTGCTGGCCACCGAGCTGCTCGACCCCCTGGACGCCGCCCTGCGCCTGGCGCCGCGGGTCCAGGCCCTGGGCGGCTCCTGGGGGCCGGACCAATACCAGTGGCTGGCCCAACGCTATGCCGCGGGCGTCCCGGTGGACGCCCTGGAGGCCCTGGCCCGCGAATGCGCGCCGGGCGCCCCGGCGGACGAACCCGCGCCCGAGCTCGCGCAGGCCGCCGGCCTGCGCCTGGTGCGCTAA
- a CDS encoding helix-turn-helix domain-containing protein: MSAGNARVESAGRVLDVLLLLMRADFAAGLSPSDIARALGLSASAVTRYLATLEERGCLERLTVTGRVRPSVRLAQYAVGILRSLESATQRTQELTARITTPLN; this comes from the coding sequence ATGAGTGCCGGCAACGCCCGCGTCGAGAGCGCCGGGCGGGTGCTGGACGTACTGCTGTTGCTGATGCGCGCCGATTTCGCGGCGGGCCTGTCGCCCTCGGACATCGCCCGCGCCCTGGGCCTGAGCGCCTCCGCCGTCACCCGCTACCTGGCGACGCTGGAGGAGCGCGGCTGCCTGGAGCGCCTGACCGTCACCGGCCGGGTGCGCCCCAGCGTGCGCCTGGCCCAATACGCCGTCGGCATCCTGCGCAGCCTGGAGTCCGCCACCCAGCGTACCCAGGAGCTCACCGCCCGCATTACCACCCCGCTGAATTAG